The Acidimicrobiales bacterium DNA segment GTCGGGCACCCGCACCCACATGGCTACCCGGCCGTCGTCCATGGCCGGATCCTGATCCTCGGTACGACCCCGTACGAGCCGACGTTCCAGGTTGGCCGAGACCGACCGGATGGCGCTGCGGCTGGGAAACGGTGGGCAGTCCGGCGGCGCCGGGGCATCGGGCGGCGAGACCCAGACGCCGGACCGGTGGACATCGCGGCGACCCAACGTCGCGAACACGCCTATGACCTCCCGACCGTCGACGTGCCCTCGGGCCCGGGCCTGGGTGGTGGCCTGCCCCTCGGCCATGAGGTCGACCTCGACGATGAGCGTCTCGCCGGGCTCGGCGTGGGAGATGAACTGGCCGGTCGCCCAGACGAGGGGCCGCCCGGCGTCGGCCTCCAGCGCCCGGATCGCCGCACCCAGGCCGGTTCCGCCGAACAGGCGACCGGCGCCGGAGCACTCGTCCTCGGTGATGGGCAGGAACCAGCTGCGGGGACGACCGCCGCGCCGCAGTTCCTCGCTCAGGTAGGACCGCCTGACCATGGGTCGATGATGCCGCCGAGACGCCGTGGGCCCAGCATCCGGGCAGGCCGACGAGCGTTGTCACACCCCTCCGTCAGGATGGTCACATGGAAACCAGGCTCCCCTTCCCGAATCATCCACCAACCCGACGGCGCCCCAACCGGGTGGCCTCTCCCTCCATCGCCCGCACCCCGGCCCGCCGGCTGGACGATCGGACCCGGGAGATTGGTAGGGCCGGCGTGGCCAGCGCCCGTCTGGTGCTGGCCGCCTGCAGCCGTCAGGCGCCCGACCGGTCCGGCGCCAGGAACGACGATCCGACCGGCAACAATGACCCGACCGACGGAGGGCCGACCGGCAACGACGATCCGACCGACGGGTGGGCCATCGACTGCGCGCATCGCGGGCGGTCCGAGGCAGCCTGAGCAGGCCGTGTCCGAAGATCCGACAGGAGTCGAACCTCAGCTACCGGTGGTCGCCATCCTGTGGCCGACCCTCGGGCTGCTCGCCGGGCTCCTCATCGCCTGCACGACCACCGAGCTACCCGAGGACGGCCTGGGCAGGGTGGTCGGCGTGGTGGACGGTGACACCCTGATAGTCGACCTG contains these protein-coding regions:
- a CDS encoding thioesterase family protein — encoded protein: MVRRSYLSEELRRGGRPRSWFLPITEDECSGAGRLFGGTGLGAAIRALEADAGRPLVWATGQFISHAEPGETLIVEVDLMAEGQATTQARARGHVDGREVIGVFATLGRRDVHRSGVWVSPPDAPAPPDCPPFPSRSAIRSVSANLERRLVRGRTEDQDPAMDDGRVAMWVRVPDHLVVDPAFLAVLGDYVPWGGRDAVGGGLGGGQSLDNTLRVVDPVDTEWIMVDVRIGSLVHGYAHGTVHLWSEDGHLLATASQTCQFRNPRRMDGR